A region of Schistocerca piceifrons isolate TAMUIC-IGC-003096 unplaced genomic scaffold, iqSchPice1.1 HiC_scaffold_2154, whole genome shotgun sequence DNA encodes the following proteins:
- the LOC124742137 gene encoding uncharacterized protein LOC124742137 yields the protein MAMRPLNDRELEEIVNASPDEGSLSEFEDHISNASESECSDDSYDSPQPIQNSVETFLSKNGNIEWQLHPPAQHGRLPASNIIKSTPGVTRYAVSRISDVKCSFEAVFHTALQNEIIEMTNIEGQRVYGEQWTDIDGSVFHAYLGLLLLAGVYRSHGESTKSLWDKDTGRNIFRATMSHETFCKISRVLRFDKKSTREERRRTDKLAAIRSIWENKTSYVLKAQIYTGKVSGAAPERNQGMRVVSDLTSELRGQNITCDNFFTSYNLGQLLLKRKLTMLGTIRKNKPELPHKMTNKEVHSSSFYFTNDTTVVNYIPKRHKNVVLMSTLHHDAEISDRADKKPKMILDYNSTKGAVDTLDQLLGTYTCKRKSNRWPMIVFYNILDVSAYNAYVLWISVDPNWNASKLTRRRIFLEELGKSLIKEHIASRTHFPRTEDSLRMVTSIQNPNDVGGVSESVTTRKSTKRARCKFCPSSNDNKTNMVCGKCSKHICKKHVTYLCPQCKQYWNRTTMSIAKTVPKFMFLKHFDMSGHIDPNSIYV from the exons atggcgatgagaccattgaatgatcgtgagttggaagaaatagtaaatgcctcaccagatgaaggatcactttctgagtttgaagatcacatcagcaatgcatctgaaagcgagtgttccgatgacagttacgacagtccacagcccatacaaaatagtgtagagacttttctttctaaaaatgggaatatagaatggcagttgcatccaccagcacaacatggtcgcctaccagcttcgaacatcatcaagagtaccccaggagttaccaggtatgcagtcagcagaatatctgatgtaaaatgttcatttgaagcagtatttcacacagcgcttcaaaatgaaataatagagatgacaaatattgaagggcagcgagtttatggtgaacagtggacagatattgatggttctgttttccatgcatacttaggactcttactcctagcgggtgtatatcgatctcatggggagtctacaaaaagtttgtgggataaagatactgggcgaaacatatttcgagcaaccatgtctcatgaaacattctgtaagatatcacgtgtcctgcgatttgacaagaaatctactagagaggaaagacgacgtactgacaaacttgccgcaattcgtagtatttgggagaa caaaacttcatacgtactgaaagcccaaatttatacaggaaaggtgagtggagcggcaccagaaagaaatcagggaatgagggtggtatctgatctcacttctgagttacgtggtcagaatatcacgtgtgacaacttttttacgtcgtacaatttggggcagctgcttctgaaaaggaaattgactatgttgggaactatacggaaaaataagccggagcttccacacaaaatgaccaacaaggaggtacacagctcttcattttacttcacaaatgacactactgtggttaattatattcctaagagacacaagaatgttgtacttatgagcactctccaccatgatgcggaaatcagtgacagggctgataagaagccaaaaatgattttggactataattcaaccaaaggtgctgtagacacgcttgatcagttattaggtacatatacatgcaaacgaaaaagtaataggtggccaatgatagttttctacaatattcttgatgtttctgcttataatgcatacgttttgtggatttcggttgaccctaattggaatgcaagcaaattgactagaaggagaatattcttggaggaacttggaaagtcactgataaaagaacatattgcatcaagaacgcatttcccaagaacagaagattctttgagaatggtcacaagcatccaaaacccgaatgatgtgggtggtgtgtcagaatcggtaacaacaagaaaatctacaaaacgtgcacgctgtaagttctgtccatcaagtaatgacaataaaacaaacatggtgtgtggaaaatgtagtaaacatatttgcaagaaacatgtaacctacttgtgtccacagtgcaagca gtactggaatagaacaacaatgtcgatagctaaaactgtaccaaaatttatgtttctaaagcattttgatatgtcgggtcatattgacccgaacagtatatatgtcaa